One window of the Rosa rugosa chromosome 3, drRosRugo1.1, whole genome shotgun sequence genome contains the following:
- the LOC133739102 gene encoding large ribosomal subunit protein uL3 — translation MSHRKFEHPRHGSLGFLPRKRAARHRGKVKAFPKDDPSKPCKLTAFLGYKAGMTHIVRDVEKPGSKLHKKETCEAVTIIEAPPMVVVGVVGYVKTPRGLRSLNTVWAQHLSEEVKRRFYKNWCKSKKKAFAKYSKTYETDEGKKNIEGQFEKLIKYATVIRVLAHTQIRKMKGLKQKKAHLMEIQVNGGTIAQKVEFAKSFFEKQIPIDAVFQKDEMIDIIGVTKGKGYEGVVTRWGVTRLPRKTHRGLRKVACIGAWHPARVSFTVARAGQNGYHHRTEMNKKIYKLGKAGQESHTAVTEFDRTEKDITPIGGFPHYGVVKDDYILIKGCCVGPKKRVVTLRQSLLKQTSRLALEDIKLKFIDTSSKFGHGRFQTTQEKQKYYGRLKA, via the exons atgtCTCACAGGAAGTTTGAGCACCCCAGGCATGGATCCCTTGGATTTCTTCCAAGGAAGCGAGCTGCTCGTCACAGAGGAAAAG TGAAGGCTTTCCCCAAGGATGACCCATCCAAGCCCTGCAAGCTCACTGCTTTCCTTGGTTACAAGGCTGGGATGACTCACATTGTCAGGGATGTCGAGAAACCTGGATCAA AGCTGCACAAGAAGGAGACATGTGAGGCTGTCACTATCATTGAGGCTCCTCCAATGGTCGTTGTTGGTGTTGTGGGTTATGTGAAGACACCCCGCGGCCTTCGTTCTTTGAACACAGTGTGGGCTCAGCATCTCAGTGAGGAGGTTAAGAGGAGGTTTTACAAGAACTGGTGCAAGTCCAAGAAGAAGGCTTTCGCAAAGTACTCCAAGACCTATGAAACTGACGAAGGAAAGAAGAATATTGAAGGGCAGTTTGAGAAACTGATTAAATATGCTACTGTTATTCGAGTTTTGGCTCACACTCAG ATCAGGAAGATGAAGGGTTTGAAGCAGAAGAAAGCACATCTCATGGAGATCCAGGTGAATGGTGGCACAATTGCTCAAAAGGTTGAATTTGCAAAAAGCTTCTTTGAGAAGCAAATCCCTATTGATGCCGTCTTCCAGAAAGATGAAATGATTGACATCATTGGTGTGACAAAGGGTAAGGGTTATGAAGGTGTTGTTACTCGTTGGGGTGTCACCCGGCTTCCCCGTAAGACCCATAGGGGTCTGCGTAAGGTTGCTTGTATTGGTGCATGGCATCCTGCCAGAGTTTCATTTACAGTTGCCAGGGCTGGTCAAAATGGATACCATCACCGTACTGAAATGAACAAGAAAATTTACAAGCTTGGAAAGGCCGGACAAGAGTCACACACTGCTGTCACTGAGTTTGACAG GACTGAGAAGGACATCACTCCAATTGGTGGCTTCCCTCATTATGGTGTGGTGAAAGATGACTACATTCTGATCAAGGGATGCTGTGTTGGACCCAAGAAGAGGGTTGTTACCCTTCGCCAGTCCCTGCTCAAGCAGACCTCTCGTCTTGCTCTTGAGGATATCAAGCTCAAGTTCATCGATACCTCCTCAAAGTTCGGGCATGGTCGCTTCCAGACTACACAGGAGAAACAGAAGTACTATGGACGACTCAAGGCATAA
- the LOC133738132 gene encoding NAC domain-containing protein 82-like encodes MGKASFPPGFRFSPTDVELVKYYLKRKVMGKRLHVKVIAEVDIYKYAPWDLPDKSCWRFGDLKWYFFSPIEKKYATGARVNRATEAGYWKMSGKDRSVNYNGEVVGWIKSLVFYTGRPSLGERTDWVLHEYRLEDKGVPLESYVLCVLFQKEGQGPKNGAQYGAPFKEEDWTDDEVEICLDTVPHANRPEPDLVLPRGYNSSSLTSTDCPEGMCIGPSSESCISDVVPPSCNIFCSVPSNSVTTEKQSVSAGADILSMLDCFVEESTFLINGNDKNKELDNLIHSGNTSTTQKLDILNSRNANATEERDNIPHSGNANATDHFNRSDIYRDLADLGNLGRVEDGHGSVYTMDEIFELVDLDKPLNCDTSMYNLPSS; translated from the exons ATGGGGAAAGCATCATTTCCGCCTGGTTTTCGGTTTTCTCCAACTGATGTTGAGCTTGTGAAATACTATTTGAAGAGGAAAGTAATGGGGAAAAGACTTCATGTTAAAGTCATTGCCGAGGTTGACATTTACAAGTACGCTCCTTGGGATCTTCCAG ACAAATCTTGTTGGCGATTTGGAGATCTAAAATGGTACTTCTTTTCTCCTATAGAAAAGAAATATGCAACTGGGGCTAGAGTGAATCGTGCCACTGAAGCTGGGTACTGGAAAATGTCAGGAAAGGATAGATCTGTTAATTACAATGGTGAAGTGGTCGGCTGGATCAAGTCTTTAGTTTTTTACACAGGTCGACCTTCACTAGGAGAACGGACAGATTGGGTTTTGCATGAGTATAGGCTTGAAGATAAGGGCGTGCCTCTG GAATCATATGTTTTATGTGTACTTTTCCAAAAGGAAGGGCAAGGGCCAAAAAATGGTGCACAATATGGTGCACCCTTTAAAGAGGAAGATTGGACTGATGATGAGGTTGAAATCTGTTTAGACACAGTCCCACATGCAAATAGGCCTGAGCCAGACCTTGTTCTGCCTAGGGGATATAATAGTTCCAGTCTTACTAGCACAGATTGCCCTGAGGGTATGTGCATAGGCCCTTCATCTGAATCCTGCATATCAGATGTTGTACCACCTTCTTGCAATATTTTCTGctcagttcccagtaattctgTTACAACAGAGAAGCAGTCTGTTTCAGCCGGTGCTGATATCCTGTCCATGTTAGATTGCTTTGTGGAAGAAAGCACTTTCCTTATCAATGGCAATGACAAAAATAAG GAGCTTGATAACCTGATTCATTCTGGAAATACAAGTACCACACAGAAGCTTGATATTCTGAATTCTAGAAATGCAAATGCTACAGAGGAGCGTGATAATATTCCTCATTCTGGAAATGCGAATGCTACAGATCATTTTAATAGAAGTGATATTTATAGAGATTTAGCAGACTTGGGCAACTTGGGTAGAGTTGAAGACGGGCATGGTTCTGTGTATACCATGGACGAGATTTTCGAGCTAGTTGATCTTGACAAACCGTTGAACTGCGATACTTCCATGTATAATTTACCATCTTCATAG